The region GACGTAGCGTGCCACCGGCTCTCCGAGCACTTCGAGGCGCGGCGCAATGCCGAGGCCCGGGGCGGTGGGGGCGGTGACGCGGCCGTTGCGCACGGCAAAATCGCCGTCGGCGGTCTTGATCGCGACGATGTCGCGGCATTCGAGCACGCAGCGCAGGTTCTTTTCCGGCACCGTCTGGCCGAGATGGACGATGGCGGCGAAAGCGATGTCCGAGCCGGTGGTTTCCTGGACGCTGACGGTGTAGCCGGCGGCGACCGAAATATCGCGATGGCGGCGGCCGCGGGTCAGGCCGCCATTCTTGGAGATCTTCAGGCCGATGCCCTCGGCGGCGTCGTCGCTGAGGAGCTGGGCAATCGCCGCATCATCCGTCGCCAATTCGTCGAAGATGATCGGCACATCGGTGCGCCGCCGCAGTGACAAACATTCGCGCCAGGTCGCGCAGGGGGCTTCGAGCACGAAATCGAGCCCGGCCGGCAAGAGCCGCAGCATGCGCAGCGCGGTTTCCACCGTCATGCCGCCATTGGCATCGACGATGAAGAATTCGCCCGGCCGCTTATCGGCGAGCGACGCGGCAATCCGGGCGGCGTCGACCGCCGGCTCGTCGCCGATCTTGACCGAATGGGCGATATAACCGAGCTGGCGATGCTCGGCGACGCGCCGGCGCATATCGTCCGGATCGCCCATATAGATCGACGAGATCACCGGCATTTTCACATCGGTGCGCCCGCCGAGCAGCTCGCAGACGGGCAGGCCGACCGATTTGCCAAACAGATCCCAGCAGGCGACGTCGAGCGCGGTCTTGGCATGCAGATGCCCGACCAGCGCCTGGTCCATCGCGTCATTGATGCGATCGACGCGGCGGGGATCGAGCCCGATCAGGCCAGGCGCGATTTCGGCAATGCCGGCGCGCACGCCGAGCGCATGCGAGGCGATATAGGTCGATCCGAACGGCGTGCTCTCGCCCCAGCCCTCCAGCCCATTCTGCGCCGTGATCCGGACGATCGTCGCATCGAAGCTTCGGTATTCACGCCCGCCCGACAGCCGGTAGACGCCGCCGCGGTAGGGCAGGTCGACCTTGAAGACGTCGATTTTTTTGATTTTGAGTTCGCTCATTTTGGCTCTTCTTATTCGGGGATGACGAGAACGAGCTTGCCGGTGATGCGCTTCGACAGGAAATCCCGCTGCGCCTCGACGATCTCGTTCAAAGGATAGCTCTTGCCGACGAGCGGTTTGATTTCGCCGCGCTCGACATAGGAGACGAGGTTTTCGAAAACGACGTCCTCCTGGAAGGTGCAGCCGAAGAAGGTCAGGTCCTTGAGATAAAGCGTCCTGACGTCGAGTTCGACGATCGGCCCGGCGATGGCGCCGGCAATGGCGTATCGCCCGCCCTTCTTCAGAACGTCGAGCAGCTCGCCGAAGGATGGCCCGGCGGCGACGTCGAGCACGACGTCGACCGTCTCCCGGCCGAGGTGGGCTGCGATGTTTTCGCCGCGCGCAAGCACCTTATCGGCGCCGATCGCCAGCAATTGCCCGGCCTTGTCGGGGCTTGCGATCGCCGTGACGGTGGCGCCGCGGCGCTTCGCCAGCTGGATCGCCGCCGAGCCTACGCCGCCGGAGGCGCCGGCGATCAGCACATGCTCGCCGGCGCCGACGGCTGCGCGGTGCAGCATGCCCTCGGCGGTGGAATAGGCGCAGGGCAGCGACGCCAGCTCGACATCGCTCCAGTCGCAATCAATCTTGTAAGTCTCGCGCGCCGGCGCCACCGCATATTGGGCAAAGCCACCATCGCATTCCGAGCCGAAGGTCCAGCAGTCGAACGGACGATAATCGACGTAAGAGCGCAGCATGTTGCGCACCAGCACCCGCTCGCCGATCCGGCCGTAATCGACACCGTCCCCGACATCAACGATACGCCCGCAGCAATCGGCCCCCTGGATGCGCGGAAAGGCGAGCGGCACGCCGGACCAGCTGGCGTCGGCGTCCTGCGCCGACCGGAAACCTGTCGCCCCGCCGCCTTCCGTGCCTGTTGTCACCGCCTTGGAATACCAGCCGATGCGGGTATTGATATCGGTGTTGTTGACGCCGGCCGCGGCGACGCGGATCAGCACCTCGCCGGCTTTGGCCCGGGGAAGCGGAATATCCTCACGATATTCCAGTTTTTCGAAACCGCCATGGCCGGTGAGGAGAACGCCCTTCATCCGCTCGGGAAGCCTTTGCACGGCCTGTTTCGACCTTGATGTCTCGATGTTCATACCTGTTCGGGACCTCGAAAATAGCGTCGCCCAACGCGCGGCCGAGCACCGGACGGGCGTCTTTTCCTGGCGACATGCTGTTTGTGGGTCCTATGAAAGCGGCAGGCAGGTCCTGAAGACAAGACACATAAAAATCCGGCATGTGTTGAGTTGAACTCAAGACATGCCCGTCTGCGTGCGTTATCATGGCGGAAATATCAACTCCGCGCCGACGGACGCGGGGGGAGAGATGGGAGAGATCAATGGTTCGTCGTTTCTACGGTCTGCCGTCGCTGACCGCCCTTGCCACCTTCGAGGCCTCCGCCCGGCACGGCAATTTCACCCTGGCGGCGGCCGAGCTCAACGTCACCACGGGGGCCGTCAGCCGGCAGATCAAATCGATCGAGCAGGAACTCGGCGTCGCCCTGTTCGTGCGCACCGGCAAAGGGGTGATGCTGACCGCGCCGGCCGAGGAACTGCACCGGGCGCTGGCAAGCGGCTTTTCCCGGGCGTCCGAAGTGGTCAATTCGATCAAGCAGGGAGATAGCGCCCGCAATGTGACGATTGCCTGCAGCGAAGTGTTCGGGTCGATGTGGCTCATTCCCCGCATGCCGGATTTCTGGCGGCGCTTCACCGACATATCGGTCGACCACCTGATCGGCGACAATTTCAAGGTCTTCCGCCGCTCCGAGCTGGAACTGCGCATCCGCTACGGATCCGGCAAATGGATCGACGAGACGGCGGAATTGCTGTTCGACGATTGCCTCTACCCGGTCTGCAGCCCGGGTTTTGCCGAACGGCATGCCGGCGCTGCCGCCGCCGATCTTGCCGATCTGCCGCTGTTGAATGTCGAGTGGGTCGAGCCCGGCTGGACCGGCTGGGAAGAGGTGCTGTTGCGCGCCGGCGTGCCCTATCGCGGCCTCAGCGGCAGACGCTTCGGCAAATTCAGCGTCGCCCTCCAGGCCGCCATGGCCGACCAGGGCCTGGTCGTCGGCTGGCACCGCCTGGTCGGCCCCCTGGTCGAAAAGGGCGATCTGGTGCGCTTCACCGATCTGGTCGTTGCCGATCCGGGCGCCTATTACCTCACCTGGAACAACAGCCGCGAACTCCCTGCCGCCGCGCTGGCGCTGCGCGACTGGATCAGGCTGCTCGCCGAGGAGGAAAGACGCGCGCCGATGCCTTTGGCGAGGCAACCCGCATGAAACCGTCCTGATGGACGCTTTTGTCATATGCGCGGCCAGAGATCGCGGGTCGTAGTCGTCGCCATCAATGCTCGGGTCAAGCCCACGGCTGTCCGGTTCATGCTGAAATTGCCCCTCACCCTAACCCTCTCCCCGTTCTGACGGGGAGAGGGGACGTGCCCTACGCGACGTTGGTGAGAGACCGAGAGGTTACGGCTTGCCCCCTTCGCCCCGCGTGCGGGGGTCCGAAGGACGGGTCGAGACGCGTGGCTCGACCCCGGTCGGTGCCGGCAGGCGGATGAGGGGCAGGCTTCGCCGATCTCCCAGGCGAAGCCGCAGCCTCCCCCAACAATTTCATCCCGCCGACGCCGGCCCCAGCACCTTCAGCCTGAGACCGAGCACCAGCGGCACGGCAAGCGCGTAGACGGCGACGACCGATAGCCAGATGGCGCCCGGCCATTCCTCTCGGACGAGGAAATAGAGGCTGGAAAAGCCAAGCGGCGCGATGATCGAGGCGAGGCTGACGGCCGAGGCCAGCACGCCCTGGAACTGGCCCTGGCTGTTCTCGTCGACCTGCCGGGTCGCGAGCGATTGCAGCGCCGGCACGCCGATGCCGCCGAGGGTGAAGACCGGCATGATCGCAAAGATCATCCAGCCCTGGCCGGCAAAGGCCATGACGGTAAGGGCGAGGGAGACGCCGGCAACACCCACGAGGATCGCGGCGCGTTCGCCGAGCAGTTTCACGGCCGGCCCCGGCAGCAAGGCCTGGGCAAACGTCTGGCAGATGCCGAAGGCGCCCAGCGAAAGGCCGATCGACAGTCCGTTCCAGTGAAAGGCATCGCTGCCCCACAGCGCCCAGCAGGTGCCGTAGGCCTCGCCGGTGGCGCTGAAGATGAAGAACAGGATGACGATCGGCAGCAGGCTTTTGACCTCCAGCACCGCGCGCAGCGGCTTGAGCGGATTGAGCGCCGCCAGATCGGTCGTCTCGCGGCTGCCCGGGCGCGATTCCGGCAGGACGAAGACGGCGAGCAGCAGGTTGGCGCCGTTGAGCACGGCGGCCGCTACAAACGGCAGCCGCAGCCAATGATCGCCGAGCACGCCGCCGGCGACCGGGCCGATGATGAAGCCGAGGCCGAACATGGCGTTGAACAGGCCGAAGCGGCGGGCGCGTTTCTCCTCCGGCGAGATGTCGGTGATATAGGCGGTGGCGACCGAAATATTGGCGCTGGTCAGCCCGGCGATCGCCCGGCCGACGAACAGCAGGGTCAGATTGGGCGCAAAGGCGAGGAAGAGATAGTTGACGGCGGCACCGGCGAGCGAAATCAGCAGCACCGGCCGGCGGCCGATCCGGTCGCTGAGCGTCCCGAGCACCGGCGCGAAGATGAACTGCATGAGCGCATAGAGCGCCGTCATCGCGCCGATAGTGGGCGCGACGTCTGCGGCATGGGTGACGTCTTCAAGCAGCGACGGCAGGATCGGGAAAATCAGCCCGATGCCGACGGCATCGAGAACAATGGCGGTGAAAATGACGATAAGGGATCTGGTCATGGGTGCGTTCCGGGTCGACGCAAGCCGGCAGCGCCGACAGAGTGCGCCGATAGCTCACGATGAGGCCTGATCTGGTCAGGCATTGGTTTCAGGGAGGTGCTGGCCGAACCATGGCTGATGCGCATGGCGGGCCTGTGCTCGACCGCCTGGACGACCCATTCGTCCACCTGTTTACTCCGCCACTGAGCGGATCAAGGGAGGCAGTCGCTTTTCGCGACGGGCAAGAGATACGCCGAATGGTTGAGTAGGGCAAGCCTGTTTTGTGTTGGGGGTGAGCGACTGAGGGCTGCGATATCAACGGGCAATAGGTCTCTGATCCGGCCAAGGCCCCTCCCCAACCCCTCCCCACAAGGGGGAGGGGCTTAACCTGCCGCACCCATTTTCCATATCTGCGACGCTTCGAGTGGAACCCGGCGAGCGCTCCGGATTAGTCCCTCCCCCTTGTGGGGAGGGGTTGGGGAGGGGTCTTTCACAGCCGGATGAAGGGGCTGGCATGAGTCGTCTCGCCTGCTGCCAAATGCACGAACATGAACGGCAGCACCCCAATGGCGCGTTTCGCCTCTCCTGCGGCGCATATGAGGTTGTCTCGCCGGGGCAGTCGCTTCACCATGAAGGCAACTTCAGCTCCGGGAACAGACAGGCAGGCCATGACAGATATCGCGCAGATGCAGGAACAGCGATTGAACGCCCTTCGACAGACCGCGTCGGGCGCGCCGAAGCTGCCGTCCAACCCGTTCTTCGGCGTCGGGCCGATTACCGATGCGACGACCGACGAAGTCGATAGCCGCCTGCGGCGCATCGCCTTCGACGCCTGGATCGAGAAGACCTATCGCAAATTCGACGACCGGGGCAACGATATCGGCGGCTTCACCACCGCCGAGATTTCCCGCAGCATGCATCGCGGCTATCCGGCCGACAAGATCCTGACCGACATGATGCGGGCGATCCATCGCTATTTCGGCTTCCCGAAGGAGAACCGCATGGCGGTGGGGCTCGGCGGCGGCCATAGCGGTTTCACCGTCTGCATCCAGCACCTGATGAATGCCAACGATGCCGGCCAGCGCGTCTATGTCGACACGCCGCGGCCGGAGAGCGATCCGTCCAAGGCCGCCGGCTTCTTCCGCCAGTCCTGGGCGACCCAGCTGATCGAAATGCAGCGTTTCGCCGAAAAGGGCTGCGAGAGCCGCATCCATTTCGCCGCCTCCGAGGGCGTGATCCCGACGGCGGCCGAACTTGCGGCGCTCGGTGTGTCGATCTTCGTCGGCGTCGGCCACGAGACGACGGGGGCCAATGCCTATACCAGCGCCGAGATTCGCGAACTGCTGAGCTGGCTCGACGGCGACCCGGCCAACCGCCATGCGGTGTTCGACGCCACCTCGATGCTCGGCGCCATGCCCTGGGAGCCCGAACTCGTCAGCGCCGTCATGGCGAAATGCTGCCTGTTCATGCCGTTCCAGAAGGCGATCGGCGGCATTTCCGGCTATTTCGTCGCCTCCTTCACCCCGCATGCGCTGGCGCTGATCGAGAAGAACCAGCAGGATCCGGCCTGGGCGATCCCGCGCCAGCTGAAGATCGCGCCGCCGATCGATCCGCGGCAGCCGTTTTCGGCCAAGCGCTCGGTCGATGCCGGCCCGTTCTATGATCCGGCCGAGGACCGCATGCTCGGCGGCGTTATCAACACCTACAGCGCGCTCGCCTTTGCCGAGACCACCTTCGGCCTGCTGCAGTCCGAAGCCCGGGTCGGCACCATCGTCGAGCTCAACCGCCGCTCCGCCGCCAACCGCGCCGTGATCGACGAATGGGTCAAATCGCACCCGCTGCTGTCGCTGACCGTCACCGATGCCGAGCGCCGCGGCGCCGCCGTGACGCTGCTGAAGGTCGAGGACGACATCACCGATGCCGGCATCCACGCCCGCATCATCGCCCGTTCCAAGCAACTGCTCGGTTATGAGGGCATCACCCATCCGAACGGCGAATACGAGCCCGGCCTCGACGCGGCCCGCTACGTCAACGCCTTCCCCGGCACCCCCGGCGACTACCGCGCCTGGGTCGGCGGCATCCGCGAGCCCGACGATGTCGTCGCCCTGCTGGAAAACCTGCAATATGCCTATCTCAGAGCCAAGATCGTCGTGCTCGAGGAGGAGCTGGCAAAACACAGCGTCACCTTCGAGGCGCCCGCCAAGGCCGATGGCGCCGTGCGCAAGGACGATCCGAACCGCGCCTATACGGTGCTGATCGCCGATCTCGTCGGCCTGCGCTTCGGCGCCGGTGGCGAGCCGGATTACAGCGAGGTCAAGGCCTATATCGAGGAGAAGGGCGGCAGCTTCCATCTCGGCCCTCTCGGTGATCGTTCGGCGCTGGAAAAGGGCCGCATCCACTTCTTCTATCAGCCGAACCTCAGCACCGAGGCGGAGATCCTGCCGCAGACCGATAAGGGCCAGTATGACGCGCTGATCGCGGCGGCGACCTTCATCCCGAAGTCCTCCGTCTTCCCGCTCGGCGGCGTGCGCATCGGCGCCGGCACCGGCAATATGGGCTCGGCCTCCTGGGGCGGTGGCAACGGCGAGGGCGGCGAAGCGGCGCTGATGAACACGCCCGGCATCAACAGCCGCGCGACCGCCCAGATGGCCGTGAAGGCGATCCTGAAGGTCATGCCCGACCTCCCGGTCGACAGGCTGCACCGGATGGTCGCTGGCGGCGATTTCGATACCGGGCGCCAGCTGAAGGATTTCCCGACGGCCAAGCTCGAGGGTCGCAAGCTCGCCGTTCTCGGCTACGGCAATATCGGCCGCGAAGTCGCCAAGCTCGCCAAGGCCTTCGGCATGAAAGTGTCGATCTATGCCCGCGAGAATCACAAGCGCTGGATCGAGGCCGAGGGCTTCGACTATGCCGCAAGCCCTGTGGAAGCGGCAAGCGGCGCCGACGTGCTCTCCGTCCATATCGGCCTCGGCCGCCTGGATGCCGCGACCGGCATCTATTCCAATGCCGGCACCGTCAATGCCAAGGTGCTCGGCGCCATGAAGGACGGCGCGGTGCTGGTCAATTACGATCGCGGCGAAGTCGTGGACGCCGGCGCGCTCGATGCAGCCCTTGCCTCCGGCAAGATCGCCCATGCGGCGATCGACGCCGACCTCTTCAGCGATGCGGCGACCGGCACGCTGAGCGGCCCGATGCTGCCCTACCTGCCGCTCGAGGAGCGCCACAAGGGCAAGCTGGAACTGCTGCCGCACGCCGCCGCCGACACTGACCACCCGTCGCGGGTGACCGGCGCCAAGCAGGCGGTCGACCAGATCTTCGACGTCATCCGCTTCAAGTCGGTCGTCAATCTCAAGGGCGACCTGCCGGAAGGGCATGTCTCCGGCGGCAGCCGCACGCCGGCCGGCATCGGCAAGGTGACGAAGCAGGTCGTCGCCGAGGCCGGCGGCAAGGCAGCGCTGCTCGAAGAACTGCGCCAGGCCTCGGAAAAGATCGCCGCCATAACAGGCGCGCTGTCGGCCGTTTCCGACCGGGGGCACCAGGCGCGGATCGTCGAGCGTTACACCGGCCTGCTGGTCGAAAATGCCGACCGGCAGCGGACGCTTCTCGATCAGCTCGGCCTGTATGGGCCGGCGGAGGGGTGAGGCCATCGACGGCACGGCGAGTGGCGATGGTTTTTTGTCGCTGACGTCGTGCCGTGTGGCCCCCTCATCCGACCCTGCGGGCCACCTTCTCCCCGCTGGGGAGAAGAGGGAGCAAGGCGCTCCGACACTGACAAAAGAACCCGCCCGCTAATAGGCACTTCATCCAATGGGATCGATGGCGAAGCCGCGCGCTCCCTCTTCTCCCCAGCGGGGAGAAGGTGGCCCGAAGGGTCGGATGAGGGGGCTGCACGGCACAACCTCACATCATCATTCATTCCGCGACTCTGCGCTCGAGGCCGTTGGCCTGCGGGCGCCATCCGTGCTTGGTCCAAGGGCGGGCATCGAGACGCTGCACCGCAAGCGTGCCCCTCTTTCCCGCTTGAAAATCTCCCGATATGCGCTAGCTGTGAGCATCGTCATACCACCGATATTTGCATATTTAATTGATAGAAGATATTTCGGATTGCTGCCTATGCTCGATGCCCAGCGCTGCCCTGTTTTCCCAAGAACGCCGTCCGGCCGCGGCATCATCCAGAACACATGAACCGCAAGAACGCGCCGCCCGGCGTTGCTGAGGCAATGCCGGTGAGGAGGGGCGAGCGAGGGAGGACTGACGATGTTCGTTGAGGGTTTGAAGAAGCTGCTGCGCGGCCGTTCCGAAACGCAGGATGCGGCAGCCAAGGGCGGACTGACGGCCGGCGACAGGGACGCTGTTGTCGCCGACCTCGCCTCCTTCGAGGGGGTGGAGAAGGGGCTCGGCAAGGCCCTTGCCGGCTACGTGCTGTCGGGCACGGGCGACGCGTCCCTGCTCCATCTCAAGAACCTCCTGAAGAATTCCAAGGACGAAATCCGCGTCAGGCTGAACAACGCCTTCATGGCCAGTGCCGATGATTGGAAAAACAAGGCGGAGGCGAGTAAGCGCAGCAAGGCGAGAGAACGGCTGATGTTCGGTCTCGAAGGTTTCGATGCCGCCGCACTCTATCGTTACTTCCTGCTGCACAGCGAGTTTCGTCAGCAGAGCAGGGCCTGGAACTTCCCCGGCAGCGATCGATCGCCGTATTGGCTGCGCGCAGCCACCTATCTTCTCGATATGCGCGTGCCTGAAGGGGGTGCTCCGCTCGGTTTTCTCAGCGCCGAACGCGCGCTCGAAATGATGGCGGCGGCCGGACTTGCGCCCTCGGTCGCGCCGCTGATCGATTGCGCCTTTGTCGACGGCGACGTGCCCTACGGAAATCTGACCCAGCGCATGCTGAAGCTTCCGGGCCTTGTCGATGCCATCGGCGCCATGCCGGAGGAGGCGGTCAAGGCGATCGGCGGTCTTGCGGCCGGCGGCCGCGAGGCGATGACCAGCTTCATCGGCCAGAACGGCTTCATCGATCGCGAACCGCAGTTCTTCGATTTCGCCTTCGCCATGGCAGGCGACGGCGCCAAGGCGGTGCGCGATGTCGCCGTCAATGCGCTGAAGGCGGCGGATGCAGCCAAGGTCCAGGCCAAAGCCGAGGAATTTCTCGCCTCCCGCAAGGCCAACGAGCGGCTGGCCGGCGTCAACATTCTCGCCGCTTTGCTGCGCGAGAAGTCCCTGCCGATCCTCGCAAAGCACGAGGGCCAGGAAAAATCCAACACGGTGATCGCGGCGATCGGCACGATCCGCGCCACCTATGCCGCGGGCGCTGCCCGCTCGGGCGAGGACGGCCAGGCGGATGGCGGCGACGGCTATATCGCGATCGACGGCAGTTTCGTCGCCGTGCCGCCGGTCGCCTCCACGCCGGAGATGCCGCTGCCGGCCGATCTGGAAGAGGCCTTCCGCAAGATGCTTGCCGAAACCAACGCGGCCGCCCGCATCGATTACGACCAGACGCCGCCGGGCAAGGAATGGAACCAGCGGCCGGCGCGACCGTTCTCGGCGCCCTTCGACCCGGGGCTGGCAAAACACATCGTTGCCGCCATGTCCGGCGAGCGGCTGAGCGAGGCGCAGCGCCGCCAGGTCTGGGCCGCGATTGACGGCAAGGGCGGTTATCACTGGGAGCGTCAGAGGAACCAGGTCCACGCCAACGGGTTGAAGGCGATCTTCGCCCGTGCCGATATTTCCTTCGAGGCGCTGTCGTGGCTGCTGTTCCAGGCAACCGACGGGCGCCATTGGCAGCATATATTGCGGGTCGTGCTCGGCGTGCCGAATTACTGGATGCGCGGCCCCGACGATGAACTGGTCACCCGCATCCGGGCCGGCGCCGATATCCGCATCCTCGCCGACATTGCCGCGGCGGCCGGGGCGCCGGCCTTCGGCGCCATGACAAACGAGCTTGTCGACAGGGCCTATGTCAATATCGCCGAGATGATCGACGAGCCGGCGCCGGCCAATGTCTGGCCGCTGCTCGCCGAAAATTTTGCGGCGATCGATGCAGCACTCGCCGGCGACGGGCTGAAGGAGCGCTGGACCGAGGATTTCATCTTCTCCTGGCTGCGCTTCTTTCCGCATCTGCCGCGCCGCTATTTCCCGCTGGTCGCCGATCGTGCCCTGCAGGCCGGCGTGCGCCAGCGCGACTTCGCCCGCCACCTCCTGCGCGAGGTCGACGATCTCACGCCGCTGATCACGCCGATGCTGACGGCGGGCCCGGAGGCCAAACGCATGGCCGCCGCCCGCTGGCTGGCCGAGCGGCGGGACGCCAATGCGATCGCGCCGCTGCGCGCAGCCATTGCCAAGGAAAAATCCGTCGCGGTCAAGGCGGCCGCCCTGTCGGCGCTCGCCGCCTGCGGCGACGATACCTCGGATTTTTTCGCCGAGGGTGCGCTGATTGCCGAGGCGGAAAAGGGGCTGGCTTCGACCAAGGTCGATTATTCCGCGCTGTTTGATGCCGAAAACCTGCCGGCGCTGCATTGGGCGGATGGCCGCGAAGTGTCGCCGGTGCTGGTACGCTGGTGGTTTGCCCGTTCGCACAAGCTGAAAATGCCGGCCGGCGATCCGCTGATCCACATGGCGCTCGAACGCCTCCACCGGAAGGATGCCGAGCGGCTGGGGGCGGCGGTCGTCTCGGCCTTCATCTCCTACGACACGCAGCGCCCGACGAGCGCGGAGGCCAATGCCCATGCGGCGGCCAATGCCAAGCAGCGCTACGATTATACGAAGAAATGGCGCACCGATTTTACCGAGGAGCTGGCCTTTGCCGAGCTGCGCCGGGAAAAGCTCGCCATCTATTTAAACAGCGCGCTCGATCATCGCGGCCTGCTGGCGCTTGCCCGCTTCGCGCCGCCGGCCGAGACCACGCTTCTCGTCAAGCGTTACCTGCGCGAACACGGCAAGCGGCCGAACCAGTGCCGGGCGCTGCTCGATGCGCTGATGGCAAACCCGGTTCCCCAGGTGCTGCAGCTCGTGCTGATCGCCTCGCAGCGCCACAAGCAGCCGGGCATGCGCAAATATGCCGGCGAGGTCATCTCCGCCTTTGCCGAGGCGCGCGGCTGGACGCCGGCCGAACTCGGCGACCGCACCATGCCGTCGGCCGGCATTGACGAGGACGGCTTGCTCGAACTGCCGATCGGCGAACGCCTCTATCGCGCCCGTCTGGTCGCCGAAACGGCCAAGAACGGCAAGGAGGAGATGAAGCTCATCCTCGAAAATCCCGACGGCAAGCCGATCGCCTCGCTGCCGACGCCTTCGGACCCGGAGGAGGCGGAAGAGGCGAAGGAGGCGAAGAAACTGCTTTCCAGCGCCAAGAAGGAACTGAAGCAGACCGTGGAGCTGCAGAGCGGCCGCCTCTACGAGGCGATGTGCACGGCCCGCCTCTGGCCGCGCGAGGATTTCGAAACCTTCCTGCTTGCCCATCCGATCGTCGGCCGGCTGCTGCGCCGCCTGGTTCTGGCCGGCCATGACGACAAGGGCAAGATCGTCGCCAGCTTCCGCGCGCTCGACGACGGCACCTTCACCAATGCCGAGGACGAAGCCGTCGATCTCAAAGACTTTGCCGGCATCTCGATCGCCCACCGCGTCAGCCTCGGCGAGGCCGGGGCCAAGGCCTGGAAGACTCATCTCGACGATTACGAGGTCAAGCCGCTGTTCGAACAGCTCGACCGGCCGGTGCTTTCCGAGGACAAGCCGCACGCCAAGCGCATCGACGACCGCAAGGGCTGGATGATCGACAATCTGACGCTTCGCTCGGCCGCTGAGGCGCTCGGCTATATCAGAGGCCCGGTCGAGGACGGCGCCGGCTTCTACACCTATGAGAAGACGTTCGGCGATTGCGGCGTGGCCGCCATCATCGAATTCACCGGCAGCTATATCGGCGAGAGCGAACGCGTGCCGAAGGCGCTGACCGAGATGCGTTTTGCCCGCATCCAGCCGGGCGGCCGGGTGACCTATGGCGGCGAGACGCCGCTTGCCAAGGTGCCGCCAGTGCTGCTCAGCGAAACCTGGAACGATCTGCGCGCCATCGCCGACAAGGGCACCGGCTTCGATGCCGCGTGGGAAAAGAAGGGTGGATGGTGAAAATGGATCAGTCAGTCCTTCGTCCGGCAACGGAAATCCTTTATGCAGCCGAGCTTGCCAGGCTGGCCGAGACCGACAAGGGGCCGCGGCCGCCGGGCTGGCGGCTCTCGGCACGCGCCGTGCGCGCCTTCGTGCTCGGCGATGCCGCGCTCGGCATCTCGCGCAAATTCTACGGCGACGATGCGCTCGTCGAGCGGGCGATCGTCAGCCTGATGGGCGAGCAGGGGCTGCTGCTCGTCGGCGAGCCGGGCACGGCGAAATCGATGCTGAGCGAGCTTCTGGCCGCCGCCGTCACCGGCTCGACCCGCCTCGTCGTCCAGGGCTCGGCCGGCACGATGGAAGAGCATCTGCGTTATGGCTGGAACTATGCGCTGCTGATTGCCGAAGGCCCGAGCGAAAAGGCGCTGGTGCCGTCGCCAGTGCTGCAGGCGATGCGCGCCGGCCTCGT is a window of Rhizobium sp. N324 DNA encoding:
- a CDS encoding mandelate racemase/muconate lactonizing enzyme family protein — translated: MSELKIKKIDVFKVDLPYRGGVYRLSGGREYRSFDATIVRITAQNGLEGWGESTPFGSTYIASHALGVRAGIAEIAPGLIGLDPRRVDRINDAMDQALVGHLHAKTALDVACWDLFGKSVGLPVCELLGGRTDVKMPVISSIYMGDPDDMRRRVAEHRQLGYIAHSVKIGDEPAVDAARIAASLADKRPGEFFIVDANGGMTVETALRMLRLLPAGLDFVLEAPCATWRECLSLRRRTDVPIIFDELATDDAAIAQLLSDDAAEGIGLKISKNGGLTRGRRHRDISVAAGYTVSVQETTGSDIAFAAIVHLGQTVPEKNLRCVLECRDIVAIKTADGDFAVRNGRVTAPTAPGLGIAPRLEVLGEPVARYV
- a CDS encoding alcohol dehydrogenase family protein; translated protein: MNIETSRSKQAVQRLPERMKGVLLTGHGGFEKLEYREDIPLPRAKAGEVLIRVAAAGVNNTDINTRIGWYSKAVTTGTEGGGATGFRSAQDADASWSGVPLAFPRIQGADCCGRIVDVGDGVDYGRIGERVLVRNMLRSYVDYRPFDCWTFGSECDGGFAQYAVAPARETYKIDCDWSDVELASLPCAYSTAEGMLHRAAVGAGEHVLIAGASGGVGSAAIQLAKRRGATVTAIASPDKAGQLLAIGADKVLARGENIAAHLGRETVDVVLDVAAGPSFGELLDVLKKGGRYAIAGAIAGPIVELDVRTLYLKDLTFFGCTFQEDVVFENLVSYVERGEIKPLVGKSYPLNEIVEAQRDFLSKRITGKLVLVIPE
- a CDS encoding LysR substrate-binding domain-containing protein produces the protein MVRRFYGLPSLTALATFEASARHGNFTLAAAELNVTTGAVSRQIKSIEQELGVALFVRTGKGVMLTAPAEELHRALASGFSRASEVVNSIKQGDSARNVTIACSEVFGSMWLIPRMPDFWRRFTDISVDHLIGDNFKVFRRSELELRIRYGSGKWIDETAELLFDDCLYPVCSPGFAERHAGAAAADLADLPLLNVEWVEPGWTGWEEVLLRAGVPYRGLSGRRFGKFSVALQAAMADQGLVVGWHRLVGPLVEKGDLVRFTDLVVADPGAYYLTWNNSRELPAAALALRDWIRLLAEEERRAPMPLARQPA
- a CDS encoding TCR/Tet family MFS transporter; translation: MTRSLIVIFTAIVLDAVGIGLIFPILPSLLEDVTHAADVAPTIGAMTALYALMQFIFAPVLGTLSDRIGRRPVLLISLAGAAVNYLFLAFAPNLTLLFVGRAIAGLTSANISVATAYITDISPEEKRARRFGLFNAMFGLGFIIGPVAGGVLGDHWLRLPFVAAAVLNGANLLLAVFVLPESRPGSRETTDLAALNPLKPLRAVLEVKSLLPIVILFFIFSATGEAYGTCWALWGSDAFHWNGLSIGLSLGAFGICQTFAQALLPGPAVKLLGERAAILVGVAGVSLALTVMAFAGQGWMIFAIMPVFTLGGIGVPALQSLATRQVDENSQGQFQGVLASAVSLASIIAPLGFSSLYFLVREEWPGAIWLSVVAVYALAVPLVLGLRLKVLGPASAG